A section of the Kribbella sp. HUAS MG21 genome encodes:
- a CDS encoding cellulose binding domain-containing protein — MKRRITLALAAVTAVVFALLSAQAANAASVTATFTKVSDWGSGFEGKVTVTNGTTSSLSTWSVALDFPSGYTVSSSWDATRTSSGQTHTFTPPSWAGPLAPGATVTFGFNGTPGNFPGLAACRLNGGSCSGGGGGTVPAAPTGLSGTSSASSVSLTWSAASGATSYNVYRNGTKVGSPTGTSYTDSGLAANTSYSYQVSASNSAGEGPKSGSISVKTGTGGGNTGTKQAAPYLYMGWGDPPSPATVMNATGIKWFTMAFILSSGGCNPAWDGSRPLQGSADANAIAQIRAAGGDIVPSIGGWSGNKLGPNCSTPEALAGAYQQVINAYNLKAIDVDIENSDEFENEVVQDRILNALKIVKQNNPGITTILTFGTTTTGPNFWGNRLIDRSKALGANIDIFTLMPFDFGSSNIYNDTVAASQGLNNKLKATFGWSTAEAYAHQGISGMNGLSDQQEMTTTATWQNITNWAKSNGLSRLAFWSVNRDRGCPGGGVVSNCSGIAQNDWDFTRITAGF, encoded by the coding sequence ATGAAACGACGCATCACTCTGGCGCTGGCAGCCGTCACCGCGGTGGTCTTCGCGCTGCTGAGCGCACAGGCAGCCAACGCGGCGAGTGTCACCGCCACCTTCACCAAAGTGTCCGACTGGGGCAGCGGCTTCGAGGGGAAGGTGACCGTCACCAACGGCACCACCAGCTCTCTCAGCACCTGGTCGGTCGCGCTGGACTTCCCGTCCGGCTACACCGTCAGCAGCAGCTGGGACGCCACCCGCACCAGCAGCGGCCAGACGCACACCTTCACCCCGCCGAGCTGGGCAGGCCCACTCGCACCGGGTGCCACCGTCACCTTCGGGTTCAACGGCACCCCGGGCAACTTCCCCGGCCTCGCCGCCTGCCGTCTGAACGGCGGCTCGTGCTCAGGTGGCGGTGGCGGCACCGTCCCCGCCGCACCCACAGGTCTCTCCGGTACGTCGTCCGCGTCGTCGGTGAGCCTCACGTGGTCGGCCGCGTCCGGTGCGACCAGCTACAACGTCTACCGCAACGGTACAAAGGTCGGCAGCCCGACGGGTACGTCGTACACCGACTCCGGCCTGGCCGCGAACACGTCGTACAGCTATCAGGTCAGTGCTTCGAACAGCGCCGGGGAAGGCCCGAAGAGCGGCAGCATCTCCGTGAAGACCGGCACCGGTGGCGGGAACACCGGCACCAAGCAGGCCGCGCCGTACCTCTACATGGGCTGGGGCGACCCGCCGAGCCCGGCGACCGTGATGAACGCGACCGGCATCAAGTGGTTCACGATGGCGTTCATCCTGTCGTCCGGCGGCTGCAACCCGGCCTGGGACGGCAGCCGCCCGCTGCAGGGCAGCGCGGACGCCAACGCGATCGCCCAGATCCGCGCGGCCGGCGGCGACATCGTGCCGTCGATCGGCGGCTGGAGCGGCAACAAGCTCGGTCCGAACTGCAGTACGCCGGAAGCGCTCGCCGGCGCGTACCAGCAGGTGATCAACGCCTACAACCTGAAGGCGATCGACGTCGACATCGAGAACTCCGACGAGTTCGAGAACGAGGTCGTCCAGGACCGGATCCTGAACGCGCTGAAGATCGTCAAGCAGAACAACCCCGGGATCACCACGATCCTGACCTTCGGCACCACGACGACCGGTCCGAACTTCTGGGGCAACCGCCTGATCGACCGGTCGAAGGCACTCGGCGCCAACATCGACATCTTCACGCTGATGCCGTTCGACTTCGGCAGCTCGAACATCTACAACGACACGGTCGCCGCGTCCCAGGGCCTGAACAACAAGCTGAAGGCCACCTTCGGCTGGTCCACCGCGGAGGCCTACGCGCACCAGGGCATCTCCGGCATGAACGGCCTGTCCGACCAGCAGGAGATGACCACCACCGCCACCTGGCAGAACATCACCAACTGGGCGAAGAGCAACGGGCTCAGCCGGCTGGCGTTCTGGTCGGTCAACCGCGACCGCGGCTGCCCAGGCGGCGGCGTGGTGTCCAACTGCAGTGGCATCGCCCAGAACGACTGGGACTTCACCCGCATCACCGCGGGCTTCTGA
- a CDS encoding MFS transporter, with amino-acid sequence MHQSVAHQTGYLPGDPEYRKLSISLFAAGLATFALLYSTQPLLPELVDAFHVSPSQSAFSVSFATFGLGLALLVAGPASEVLGRTNLMRWSVAATSVFALLSAFAPSWHLLLGLRGLQGIAMAGLPAVAMAYLREEVHHDSHARASGLYIAGTAVGGMAGRLIAGGLADLGGWRFATAGIAVVGLLCAAVVWLLLPASRNFRPSPARPRDLFRVLRDPALLALYGIAATAVGAFVAVYNGAVFRLSGSPYELSAGAAGLVFCVYLLGSAGSATAGTLADRYGRRAVVPIGCLITLAGVAITLAAPLPLIVLGLAVMTAGFFAVHGVASGWVPARAHASGVGTGQASSMYLFAFYLGSSVFGGLAGTAWSHAQWIGVAAEAGVLFVVTLVLALLLRNVPSKVQN; translated from the coding sequence ATGCACCAGTCCGTCGCCCACCAGACCGGCTACCTCCCCGGCGACCCGGAGTACCGCAAGCTCTCGATCTCGCTGTTCGCGGCCGGACTGGCGACGTTCGCCCTGCTCTACAGCACGCAGCCGTTGCTGCCCGAGCTCGTCGACGCGTTCCACGTCTCCCCCAGCCAGAGCGCGTTCAGCGTGTCGTTCGCCACCTTCGGCCTGGGCTTGGCGTTGCTCGTCGCGGGACCGGCGTCGGAGGTTCTCGGGCGGACCAATCTGATGCGCTGGTCGGTCGCAGCGACCTCGGTCTTCGCACTGCTCAGCGCGTTCGCGCCGAGCTGGCACCTGTTGCTGGGTCTGCGAGGGCTCCAGGGCATCGCGATGGCCGGGCTCCCAGCCGTTGCCATGGCGTACCTGCGCGAGGAGGTCCACCACGACAGCCACGCACGGGCCAGCGGCCTCTACATCGCCGGTACGGCGGTCGGCGGTATGGCGGGACGCCTGATCGCCGGCGGATTGGCCGACCTCGGCGGCTGGCGCTTCGCGACCGCCGGGATCGCTGTGGTCGGACTCCTCTGCGCCGCGGTGGTGTGGCTGTTGCTGCCCGCCTCGCGGAACTTCCGCCCGAGCCCGGCGCGGCCGCGCGACCTGTTCCGGGTACTACGGGATCCCGCGTTGCTGGCGCTCTACGGGATCGCCGCCACAGCGGTCGGCGCCTTCGTCGCTGTCTACAACGGCGCTGTGTTCCGGCTGTCGGGTTCGCCGTACGAGCTGAGCGCCGGGGCGGCAGGGCTCGTCTTCTGTGTGTATCTCCTCGGCTCAGCGGGCTCGGCAACCGCTGGAACGCTGGCGGACCGCTACGGGCGGCGGGCTGTGGTGCCGATCGGCTGCCTGATCACTCTCGCCGGTGTGGCGATCACCCTGGCCGCGCCGCTGCCGCTGATCGTGCTGGGCCTGGCGGTGATGACGGCGGGGTTCTTCGCGGTCCACGGCGTGGCCAGTGGCTGGGTGCCTGCGCGGGCGCATGCGAGCGGGGTCGGAACCGGGCAGGCGTCGAGCATGTACCTGTTCGCGTTCTACCTGGGCTCCTCGGTCTTCGGAGGCCTGGCGGGTACGGCGTGGAGCCACGCGCAGTGGATCGGCGTCGCCGCAGAGGCGGGCGTGCTGTTCGTCGTCACGCTGGTACTCGCTCTGCTGCTCAGGAACGTTCCCAGCAAGGTGCAAAACTAG
- a CDS encoding glycoside hydrolase family 18 protein: MKLPAHRPQAAVLLSLLAVVMAFLVPGSASAATNLVTNAGFESGTLSGWSCPAGAVTTSAPHSGSYALQATPSGNDIARCSQSIVVQPNTAYTLSAWVKGSNVYLGVDGGPSTWTTSSGWSQLTVPFTTGASTSVTIYVHSWYALPAYQVDDVVLDGPGGAPDTTPPSTPGGLTVGSPTSSSLKLSWSAASDANGIDHYDVVRGTGAAQSVGDVTSWTATGLSAATTYSFKIRACDPSGNCSPYGPAVSGTTSEGGTNPPAGSLPAHVLTGYWQNFNNGATVQKISDVPAAYDLIAVAFADADPSRPGGITFTLDSAGLGGYTVAQFKADIAAKQAAGKKVILSVGGQNGTISVGDATAAANFASSALSVLREYGFDGIDIDLENGVNAQYMGQALRSLHSSFGSGLVITMAPQTIDMQSTSFEYFKLALAIKDILTIVNVQYYNSGSMNGCDGRVYSQGSVDFITAQACIMLQNGLRPDQVGLGLPASTRAAGSGYVAPSVAIAALDCLTKGTSCGTYKPSSPWPSLRGAMTWSTNWDASNGNQFATQVGGHVHSLP; the protein is encoded by the coding sequence ATGAAACTGCCTGCACACCGCCCCCAGGCAGCGGTCCTGCTCAGCCTGCTCGCCGTAGTCATGGCCTTCCTGGTCCCCGGTTCCGCCTCCGCGGCCACCAATCTCGTCACGAACGCCGGCTTCGAGTCCGGCACGCTCTCCGGCTGGTCCTGCCCCGCCGGCGCGGTCACTACCTCGGCTCCGCACTCGGGCTCGTACGCCCTGCAGGCCACGCCGAGCGGGAATGACATCGCGCGCTGTTCCCAGTCGATAGTGGTCCAGCCCAATACGGCGTACACGCTGTCGGCCTGGGTGAAGGGATCGAACGTCTACCTCGGAGTGGATGGTGGTCCCAGTACGTGGACAACCAGTTCCGGGTGGAGCCAGTTGACGGTCCCGTTCACCACGGGCGCCTCGACGTCGGTCACGATCTACGTCCACAGCTGGTACGCGCTGCCGGCGTACCAGGTCGACGACGTCGTGCTCGACGGTCCCGGCGGCGCTCCGGACACCACGCCGCCGTCGACACCGGGTGGCCTGACGGTCGGCAGCCCGACCTCGAGCTCGCTGAAGCTGTCCTGGTCCGCCGCGTCGGACGCGAACGGGATCGACCACTACGACGTCGTCCGCGGGACCGGGGCCGCGCAGAGCGTCGGCGACGTGACCAGCTGGACCGCGACCGGGCTGTCCGCTGCGACGACGTACTCGTTCAAGATCCGCGCGTGCGACCCGAGCGGCAACTGCTCGCCGTACGGCCCTGCCGTGTCCGGGACGACGTCCGAGGGCGGCACCAACCCGCCGGCCGGGAGCCTGCCGGCGCATGTGCTGACCGGGTACTGGCAGAACTTCAACAACGGCGCCACGGTGCAGAAGATCTCCGACGTGCCGGCGGCGTACGACCTGATCGCGGTCGCCTTCGCGGACGCGGACCCGTCGAGGCCGGGCGGCATCACGTTCACCCTGGACAGCGCCGGGCTCGGTGGGTACACGGTCGCGCAGTTCAAGGCGGACATCGCCGCGAAGCAGGCGGCCGGGAAGAAGGTCATTCTGTCCGTCGGCGGCCAGAACGGCACCATCTCGGTCGGTGACGCGACGGCCGCGGCCAACTTCGCGTCGAGCGCGCTCTCGGTACTGCGCGAGTACGGGTTCGACGGGATCGACATCGACCTGGAGAACGGGGTCAACGCGCAGTACATGGGACAGGCGCTGCGCAGCCTGCACAGCTCGTTCGGCAGCGGGCTGGTGATCACCATGGCGCCGCAGACGATCGACATGCAGAGCACGTCGTTCGAGTACTTCAAGCTGGCGCTGGCGATCAAGGACATCCTGACGATCGTCAACGTGCAGTACTACAACTCGGGCTCGATGAACGGCTGCGACGGCCGGGTGTACTCGCAGGGCTCGGTCGACTTCATCACCGCCCAGGCCTGCATCATGCTGCAGAACGGGCTGCGACCCGACCAGGTCGGCCTCGGCCTGCCGGCGTCGACCAGGGCCGCCGGGAGCGGGTACGTCGCCCCGTCGGTCGCCATCGCCGCACTGGACTGCCTCACCAAGGGCACCAGTTGCGGCACCTACAAGCCGAGCTCCCCGTGGCCGTCGCTGCGCGGTGCGATGACCTGGTCGACGAACTGGGACGCCTCGAACGGCAACCAGTTCGCGACCCAGGTCGGCGGCCACGTGCACTCGCTGCCCTGA
- a CDS encoding HAD-IB family hydrolase yields the protein MAYSGKGKAAAFFDLDKTIIARSSTLAFSRPFYAGGLINRRTVLRSAYAQFVYLLGGADHDQMERMREYLSAMCTGWDVSTVQAIVADTLDHIVRPMIHTEAVELIEQHHAAGRDVVIVSSSGAEVVEPIGEMLGADRVIATRMVVADGKYTGEIAEYAYGPYKATAIEALAAAEGYDLAASYGYSDSITDEPMLAAVGHPYAVNPDKALRRVATERGWPVLAFAEPAQRLGFPRVRRPAMAVGVVAAAVAGALLLASRRRARAS from the coding sequence ATGGCGTACTCCGGGAAGGGCAAAGCGGCCGCGTTCTTCGATCTGGACAAGACCATTATCGCCCGCTCGAGCACGCTGGCCTTCTCCCGGCCGTTCTACGCCGGCGGGCTGATCAACCGCCGGACCGTGCTGCGCAGCGCGTACGCCCAGTTCGTCTACCTGCTCGGCGGCGCCGACCACGACCAGATGGAGCGGATGCGCGAGTACCTCTCCGCGATGTGCACCGGCTGGGACGTCTCGACCGTGCAGGCGATCGTTGCCGACACCCTCGACCACATCGTCCGGCCGATGATCCACACCGAGGCGGTGGAGCTGATCGAGCAGCACCACGCCGCCGGCCGGGACGTGGTGATCGTGTCGTCGTCCGGCGCCGAGGTGGTGGAGCCGATCGGGGAAATGCTCGGCGCCGACCGGGTGATCGCGACCCGGATGGTCGTTGCTGACGGCAAGTACACGGGCGAGATCGCCGAGTATGCCTACGGTCCGTACAAGGCAACCGCCATCGAGGCGCTGGCCGCGGCCGAGGGTTACGACCTCGCGGCCAGCTACGGCTACTCGGACTCGATCACCGACGAGCCGATGCTCGCCGCCGTGGGACACCCCTACGCGGTCAACCCGGACAAGGCGTTGCGGCGGGTCGCGACCGAGCGCGGCTGGCCGGTACTGGCGTTCGCCGAGCCCGCTCAGCGGCTCGGTTTCCCGCGCGTACGGCGACCCGCGATGGCCGTCGGCGTGGTCGCGGCCGCGGTCGCCGGGGCGCTGCTGCTGGCCTCCCGCCGTCGCGCCCGGGCGAGCTGA
- a CDS encoding YbaK/EbsC family protein, whose protein sequence is MTKATDAADQLGLTYEVTRHGRVNSLEEAAAARGIEPARLIKTIVVRLADDDYRFVLVPGDREIAWPKLRTLLGVNRISMPDKDTAFDVTGYVRGTITPLGSTHAWPVIADERITGTISIGGGDHGVGITVDAQALAKALNATVADVTD, encoded by the coding sequence GTGACCAAAGCGACTGACGCGGCCGACCAACTGGGACTGACCTACGAGGTGACCCGGCACGGCCGGGTGAACTCGTTGGAGGAGGCCGCCGCCGCGCGCGGTATCGAACCGGCGCGGTTGATCAAGACGATCGTGGTCCGGCTGGCCGACGACGACTACCGCTTCGTCCTGGTGCCGGGCGACCGCGAGATCGCCTGGCCCAAGCTGCGGACGCTGCTCGGCGTCAACCGGATCTCGATGCCCGACAAGGACACGGCCTTCGACGTCACCGGCTACGTCCGCGGGACGATCACGCCGCTCGGGAGCACGCACGCCTGGCCGGTGATCGCGGACGAGCGGATCACCGGCACCATCTCGATCGGCGGCGGGGACCACGGCGTCGGCATCACCGTGGACGCCCAGGCGCTGGCCAAGGCGCTCAACGCCACCGTGGCCGACGTGACGGACTAG
- a CDS encoding helix-turn-helix domain-containing protein — MHSYRPAPVLEALGVCSEDEQLYRALLARPESTATDLAAFVDWPANRVGRHLKSLLSLGLASRTPGRPARYLPAVPEAAVELLALRKQAAIVEARLGAAMLTAEFRAPDAFTVIRGPEAIAQRFHQAQQCAQDEVLVLDRLLVEPRRTPGVSYRTIYDMASLSEPADLLAARSAGCCRMLRDVPLQLVVVDRRTALLPTASEVVVELGPSSLLDALVRLFDLLWQQASPLTPSVSEGPLSAEDQQLLSLAAAGLTDQAIARRLGVAQRTVERRMQRILRALDATTRFQAGLRAGQQGLLV; from the coding sequence ATGCACAGCTACCGACCCGCTCCGGTGCTGGAGGCGCTCGGTGTCTGCTCGGAGGACGAGCAGCTCTACCGGGCGCTTCTGGCCCGCCCGGAATCCACGGCGACCGACCTGGCCGCCTTCGTCGACTGGCCGGCCAACCGCGTCGGCCGGCACCTCAAGTCCTTGCTGTCGCTCGGCCTGGCGTCCCGGACGCCAGGCCGTCCGGCCCGCTACCTGCCCGCCGTACCGGAGGCTGCGGTCGAGCTCCTGGCGCTGCGGAAACAGGCGGCGATCGTGGAGGCCCGGCTGGGGGCCGCGATGCTGACGGCCGAGTTCCGGGCGCCGGACGCGTTCACGGTGATCCGAGGGCCGGAGGCGATCGCGCAGCGGTTCCACCAGGCGCAGCAGTGCGCGCAGGACGAGGTACTGGTGCTGGACCGGTTGCTGGTCGAGCCGCGTCGTACGCCTGGGGTCTCCTACCGGACGATCTACGACATGGCGTCGCTGTCCGAGCCCGCTGACCTGCTCGCGGCGCGGTCCGCGGGCTGCTGCCGGATGCTACGCGACGTACCGCTCCAGCTGGTCGTCGTGGACCGCCGTACTGCGCTGCTGCCGACCGCCTCGGAGGTGGTGGTGGAGCTGGGTCCGTCGAGCCTTCTGGACGCGTTGGTGCGGCTCTTCGACCTCCTGTGGCAGCAGGCCAGCCCTCTGACCCCTTCGGTGTCCGAGGGGCCGCTGTCGGCCGAGGACCAGCAGCTCCTGTCCCTGGCCGCTGCCGGCCTCACCGACCAGGCCATCGCCCGCCGCCTGGGCGTGGCCCAGCGCACCGTCGAACGCCGCATGCAGCGCATCCTCAGGGCTCTGGACGCCACCACCCGCTTCCAGGCCGGTCTCCGCGCCGGCCAGCAGGGCCTGCTTGTCTAG
- a CDS encoding LysR family transcriptional regulator — MHVEDLRWFVVLAETEHLTAAAAALGTSQPNLTRSLQRVERAFGVPLFERERRGVRLNPYGRLVLEAARAGTAAVDTAQRRIDALLDPESGTVRLAFLHSVATSLMPDLLKAFRAVAPNIAFALRQEPAHDIVQDLESGEAEIAIVSPRPDPAQFGWHLLERQRLRLHVPPGHALASRHRVELEAARDEPFVGLQPGFGFRRVTDRLCEAAGFSPRLAFEATDLATIDSLVGAGLGVAILPAGAVRGNDSGAVSVPLAGVRSRREIGMAWRLSTPLTPAAERFRTFVRSRPVTTS; from the coding sequence ATGCATGTCGAGGACCTGCGGTGGTTCGTCGTACTCGCGGAGACCGAGCACCTCACCGCGGCGGCTGCCGCGCTGGGCACCAGCCAGCCGAACCTGACCCGGTCGCTGCAGCGCGTCGAGCGGGCATTCGGGGTGCCGCTGTTCGAGCGGGAGCGGCGCGGCGTACGGCTGAATCCGTACGGCCGTCTGGTTCTGGAGGCGGCCCGCGCCGGGACCGCGGCGGTGGACACGGCGCAGCGTCGCATCGACGCGCTGCTCGATCCGGAGTCCGGGACGGTGCGGCTCGCGTTCCTCCACTCGGTGGCGACCAGCCTGATGCCGGACCTGCTGAAGGCCTTCCGGGCGGTGGCGCCGAACATCGCCTTCGCCCTGCGGCAAGAGCCGGCGCACGACATCGTCCAGGACCTCGAGAGTGGGGAGGCCGAGATCGCGATCGTCTCGCCGCGGCCGGACCCGGCCCAGTTCGGCTGGCACCTGCTGGAGCGGCAGCGGCTCCGGCTGCACGTGCCGCCCGGCCACGCGCTGGCCTCCCGGCACCGCGTGGAGCTGGAGGCGGCGCGGGACGAGCCGTTCGTCGGGCTGCAGCCGGGGTTCGGGTTCCGGCGGGTGACCGACCGGCTGTGCGAGGCGGCGGGGTTCAGCCCGCGGCTGGCGTTCGAGGCGACCGACCTCGCGACGATCGACAGCCTGGTCGGCGCGGGCCTCGGCGTGGCGATCCTGCCGGCGGGTGCGGTCCGGGGGAACGACAGCGGGGCGGTCTCCGTTCCGCTGGCCGGCGTCCGGTCGCGGCGGGAGATCGGCATGGCGTGGCGGCTGAGCACGCCGCTGACGCCCGCGGCCGAGCGTTTCCGGACGTTCGTCCGATCGCGTCCGGTGACGACCAGCTGA